One region of Streptomyces capillispiralis genomic DNA includes:
- a CDS encoding class II glutamine amidotransferase, which translates to MCRWLAYSGAPILLDGILYKPAHSLIDQSLHAKLGVETTNGDGFGLGWYGTHTITPAVVRDIGPAWSNRNLQEIAGHVRSSLFFAHIRASTGTSVQQTNCHPFRHGRWMWMHNGAIDEFQRVRRELALAVAPDLFLSIEGSTDSELMFYLALTFGLEEDPPGAVARMAGLVERVGHEHGIEFPLQMTVAVTDGTRLWAFRYSSQRASRSLFYSTRVETLRSLHPDLEFLREMSDEARLIVSEPLGNLPGAWNEVPESTYGVVQPEGDRMDAFAPVAA; encoded by the coding sequence ATGTGCCGTTGGCTCGCGTACTCGGGCGCCCCCATCCTGCTCGACGGCATCCTCTACAAACCGGCGCACTCACTGATCGACCAGAGCCTGCACGCCAAACTGGGCGTCGAGACGACCAACGGCGACGGATTCGGCCTCGGCTGGTACGGCACGCACACCATCACCCCGGCGGTCGTCCGGGACATCGGCCCGGCGTGGAGCAACCGCAACCTCCAGGAGATCGCCGGACACGTCCGCTCGTCCCTGTTCTTCGCCCACATCCGTGCCTCGACCGGGACGTCGGTGCAGCAGACCAACTGCCACCCGTTCCGCCACGGCCGCTGGATGTGGATGCACAACGGCGCGATCGACGAGTTCCAGCGCGTCCGGCGGGAGCTGGCCCTGGCCGTCGCCCCGGACCTGTTCCTGTCCATCGAGGGCTCCACCGATTCCGAGCTGATGTTCTACCTGGCGCTCACCTTCGGTCTGGAGGAGGACCCGCCCGGCGCGGTGGCGCGGATGGCGGGACTGGTCGAGCGGGTCGGCCACGAGCACGGCATCGAGTTCCCGTTGCAGATGACGGTCGCGGTCACCGACGGGACGCGGCTGTGGGCGTTCCGCTACTCCAGCCAGAGGGCCTCCCGCTCGCTGTTCTACAGCACCCGGGTGGAGACCCTGCGCTCCCTCCACCCGGACCTGGAGTTCCTGCGGGAGATGTCCGACGAGGCCCGCCTCATCGTCTCCGAGCCCCTGGGGAACCTGCCCGGCGCCTGGAACGAGGTCCCGGAGAGCACGTACGGCGTCGTCCAGCCGGAGGGGGACCGGATGGACGCCTTCGCGCCGGTCGCGGCGTAG
- the mmuM gene encoding homocysteine S-methyltransferase: MSTSSSFTEAVAAGTVVLDGGMSNQLAAAGHDLSDELWSARLLAEDPEAVTAAHLAYFEAGADVAITASYQATFEGFARRGTGREEAAGLLALSVECAREAARRAPSSPRPRWVAASVGPYGAMLADGSEYRGRYGLTVAELERFHRPRLDVLAGAAPDVLALETIPDTDEAQALLRALRGLGVPAWLSYSAAGGRTRAGQPLEDAFALAARADEVVAVGVNCCTPEDADHAVALAAQVTGKPVVVYPNSGETWDARARDWTGRATFTPERVTGWRTSGARLIGGCCRVGPRTIASVARALRAS, translated from the coding sequence ATGAGCACCTCGTCGTCCTTCACCGAGGCCGTCGCCGCCGGCACCGTCGTCCTCGACGGCGGCATGTCCAACCAGCTCGCGGCGGCCGGACACGACCTGAGCGACGAGCTGTGGTCGGCCCGGCTGCTCGCCGAGGACCCGGAGGCGGTCACGGCGGCCCACCTCGCCTACTTCGAGGCGGGCGCGGACGTGGCGATCACGGCCAGTTACCAGGCGACGTTCGAGGGCTTCGCGCGGCGCGGGACCGGCCGGGAGGAGGCGGCCGGGCTGCTCGCCCTGAGCGTGGAGTGCGCCCGCGAGGCGGCCCGGCGGGCCCCGTCGTCCCCCCGCCCCCGGTGGGTGGCGGCCTCCGTCGGCCCGTACGGGGCGATGCTCGCGGACGGCTCCGAGTACCGGGGCCGGTACGGGCTCACCGTGGCCGAACTGGAGCGCTTCCACCGCCCGCGCCTGGACGTCCTGGCGGGGGCCGCCCCGGACGTGCTGGCCCTGGAGACGATCCCCGACACGGACGAGGCGCAGGCCCTGCTCCGCGCCCTGCGCGGCCTGGGCGTCCCGGCCTGGCTGTCGTACTCGGCGGCCGGCGGCCGCACCCGCGCGGGCCAGCCCCTGGAGGACGCCTTCGCGCTCGCCGCACGGGCGGACGAGGTCGTCGCCGTCGGCGTGAACTGCTGCACCCCCGAGGACGCCGACCACGCGGTGGCCCTCGCGGCCCAGGTCACCGGCAAGCCGGTCGTGGTCTACCCCAACAGCGGCGAGACCTGGGACGCCCGGGCACGGGACTGGACCGGCCGCGCCACCTTCACCCCCGAGCGGGTGACGGGATGGCGGACGTCGGGGGCGCGGCTGATCGGAGGCTGCTGCCGGGTGGGGCCACGGACGATCGCGTCGGTGGCGCGGGCGCTGCGGGCGTCGTAG
- a CDS encoding helix-turn-helix domain-containing protein: protein MEQSARPYGWTVRLRDGERTDAGGEFGLMGNTTTRRNASAMKMVGALLALYRQAAGHTQRSLGERFVIGEQQIASIEQGRRPLKPDLAEQLDDLLDTKGALSVALSRMPEVDLVPLWAEEYLDREREALVISSYENQVLPGLLQTEAYARAVFRSRIPVIDENEIEAHVAARTARQTIFRGKEPPITCFVIWEAVLRDRLGGNEVYVEQLQSLRQLSELPGLTVQVLPLGRTAHAALDGPFVLLETPEHQRLAYTETQRGSQLIADPGEVAILTQRCAMLRSQALNPEDTRDLLDRLLGDQ from the coding sequence ATGGAACAGTCCGCGCGGCCGTACGGCTGGACCGTACGGCTGCGCGATGGTGAACGTACAGACGCGGGTGGGGAGTTCGGCCTCATGGGCAACACCACGACACGGAGGAACGCCTCGGCGATGAAGATGGTGGGCGCGCTGCTCGCCCTCTACCGCCAGGCGGCCGGGCACACACAGAGGTCGCTGGGCGAGCGGTTCGTCATCGGCGAGCAGCAGATCGCGTCGATCGAACAGGGCAGACGGCCCCTGAAGCCGGACCTCGCCGAGCAACTGGACGACCTCCTCGACACGAAGGGCGCGCTGTCGGTCGCGCTGAGCAGGATGCCGGAGGTGGATCTGGTTCCGCTGTGGGCTGAGGAGTATCTGGATCGGGAGCGGGAGGCCCTCGTGATCTCCTCGTACGAAAATCAGGTGCTACCGGGTCTGCTACAGACGGAGGCGTACGCGCGGGCGGTATTCCGCAGCCGCATCCCAGTTATCGACGAGAACGAGATCGAGGCTCACGTGGCAGCGCGCACAGCGCGGCAAACGATCTTCCGTGGCAAGGAACCACCGATCACCTGCTTCGTCATCTGGGAGGCCGTGCTCCGCGACCGCCTGGGCGGGAATGAGGTGTACGTCGAACAGTTGCAGAGCCTGCGGCAGCTCTCTGAACTACCCGGTCTCACTGTGCAAGTTCTGCCACTAGGACGCACTGCTCACGCAGCACTCGACGGACCCTTCGTCCTCCTGGAGACGCCAGAGCATCAGCGGCTTGCTTATACGGAAACCCAGCGCGGTAGCCAATTGATCGCTGATCCCGGCGAGGTGGCGATCCTCACGCAAAGGTGTGCGATGCTGCGGTCACAGGCCCTCAATCCCGAAGATACGAGGGACCTGCTGGACCGTCTTCTAGGAGACCAATGA
- a CDS encoding DUF397 domain-containing protein yields the protein MSSTALPWFKSSYSGSDGGNCVEVAYTWRKSSYSGSEGGECLEVATHPTAIHIRDSKTPDAPHLTITPEAWASFLALGARSR from the coding sequence ATGAGCAGCACCGCACTTCCGTGGTTCAAGTCGAGCTACAGCGGCAGCGATGGTGGCAACTGCGTCGAAGTCGCCTACACCTGGCGCAAGTCGAGCTACAGCGGCAGTGAAGGCGGCGAATGCCTCGAAGTCGCCACCCACCCCACCGCCATCCACATCCGCGACTCCAAGACACCGGACGCTCCCCACCTCACCATCACCCCGGAGGCCTGGGCCTCGTTCCTCGCACTCGGCGCGCGCTCGCGCTGA
- a CDS encoding helix-turn-helix domain-containing protein — protein sequence MEEFKNVLAGVGPRLRDLRRRHAITLAALAELTGISESTLSRLEGGGRKPTLELLLPLARAYNVPLDELVGAPETGDPRLHLRPVTRDGMTYVPLTRRPGGLHAHKLVISPTAGEPELRTHEGYEWIYVLNGRFRLHLGDRVLVMAPGEVAEFDTHVPHWLGPDNDQPVELLVIFGKQGERAHLRARPTS from the coding sequence GTGGAAGAATTCAAGAACGTGCTGGCCGGCGTCGGACCCCGTCTACGGGACCTGCGCCGCCGGCACGCCATCACGCTGGCCGCGCTGGCCGAACTCACCGGGATCTCGGAAAGCACGCTCTCCCGCCTGGAAGGCGGAGGCCGCAAACCCACCCTGGAACTCCTGCTGCCCCTGGCCCGGGCCTACAACGTCCCGCTCGACGAGCTCGTCGGCGCTCCGGAGACGGGCGATCCCCGCCTTCACCTGCGCCCCGTGACGCGCGACGGCATGACGTACGTGCCGCTGACGCGCAGGCCGGGCGGCCTGCACGCGCACAAACTCGTCATCAGCCCCACCGCCGGCGAGCCCGAACTCCGGACGCACGAGGGCTACGAATGGATCTACGTCCTCAACGGCAGGTTCCGCCTCCACCTCGGCGACCGCGTCCTGGTCATGGCGCCGGGGGAAGTCGCGGAATTCGACACCCACGTCCCGCACTGGCTGGGCCCCGACAACGATCAGCCGGTGGAGCTGCTGGTCATCTTCGGCAAGCAGGGCGAACGCGCCCACCTGCGCGCCCGCCCCACCTCTTGA
- a CDS encoding MFS transporter has protein sequence MYTPARTAGKVPDAEAPDPHRWMALILASVATLMVVLDVSIVNIALPQAQSDLAMGDANRQWMITAYALAFGGLLLLGGRIADFAGRKRTLVIGLLGFAAASMLGGLAPGPGTLFTARALQGAFAALLAPAALSLITVAFTDPKERAKAFGIFGAFQGGGGAVGLLLGGVLTEYAGWRWCMYINVPIALTVALAARPFVRESRAAGTRRYDLPGTLLVTGGLVALVLGFTQAAEGGGWTAPATVIPLAAAVLLLTAFVCVERRTAHPLLPLRVVMERNRAGVFLANLLIGAGMFGMNLFMTYFLQVNLHYTPLRAGIAFLPFSAGIIATTTLGAPLVARFGPKPLMVAGTAVATAGLLWLTRLDSASGYTGEVLPTQLLVSAGVGLFFLAGPNVALAGVDPRDAGVAGAALTTSQQIGAALGPALLNTLYLAAVTDYLDPRTPAGGEASRALQFQGFLHGYRIAFIVAGALLAAAVLALAVLVKTPRTAADTQPTAPVPTH, from the coding sequence ATGTATACCCCCGCTCGCACCGCAGGGAAGGTCCCGGACGCGGAGGCGCCGGATCCGCACCGGTGGATGGCGCTGATCCTCGCGTCGGTCGCCACCCTCATGGTCGTGCTGGATGTGTCCATCGTGAACATCGCGCTGCCGCAGGCGCAGAGCGACCTCGCGATGGGCGACGCGAACCGCCAGTGGATGATCACCGCCTACGCACTCGCCTTCGGAGGACTGCTGCTTCTCGGCGGGCGCATCGCCGACTTCGCCGGACGCAAGCGCACCCTCGTGATCGGCCTGCTGGGCTTCGCGGCAGCCTCCATGCTCGGCGGTCTGGCGCCCGGCCCCGGCACCCTGTTCACCGCACGCGCCCTACAGGGTGCTTTCGCCGCCCTCCTGGCGCCGGCGGCGCTCTCCCTCATCACCGTTGCCTTCACCGACCCCAAGGAACGCGCCAAGGCATTCGGGATCTTCGGCGCGTTCCAGGGCGGTGGAGGAGCCGTCGGGCTCCTCCTGGGCGGCGTCCTCACCGAGTACGCGGGCTGGCGCTGGTGCATGTACATCAACGTCCCCATCGCCCTGACCGTCGCTCTCGCCGCCCGGCCCTTCGTGCGGGAGAGCCGCGCCGCTGGCACCCGGCGCTACGACCTTCCCGGAACCCTGCTGGTGACCGGTGGGCTGGTCGCCCTCGTCCTCGGCTTCACCCAGGCCGCCGAGGGCGGAGGCTGGACGGCTCCCGCCACCGTGATCCCCCTGGCGGCCGCCGTCCTGCTGCTGACCGCGTTCGTGTGCGTGGAACGCCGCACCGCCCACCCCCTGCTGCCACTGCGGGTAGTCATGGAACGCAACCGGGCCGGAGTGTTCCTGGCCAACCTCCTCATCGGCGCCGGCATGTTCGGCATGAACCTCTTCATGACGTACTTCCTCCAGGTCAACCTCCACTACACCCCGCTGCGGGCCGGCATCGCCTTCCTCCCCTTCAGCGCCGGGATCATCGCCACCACCACACTCGGTGCGCCCCTCGTCGCCCGCTTCGGCCCCAAACCCTTGATGGTCGCCGGCACCGCCGTGGCCACCGCGGGGCTGCTGTGGCTCACTCGTCTGGACAGTGCCTCCGGCTACACCGGGGAGGTCCTGCCGACCCAGCTCCTCGTGAGTGCGGGCGTGGGCCTGTTCTTCCTGGCAGGCCCCAACGTCGCGCTGGCCGGCGTCGATCCGCGCGACGCCGGAGTGGCCGGCGCCGCACTCACCACCAGCCAGCAGATCGGCGCGGCCCTCGGCCCGGCACTCCTCAACACCCTCTACCTCGCCGCCGTCACCGACTACCTCGACCCCCGCACACCGGCCGGCGGCGAAGCATCCCGCGCCCTCCAGTTCCAGGGCTTCCTGCACGGCTACCGCATCGCGTTCATCGTCGCCGGTGCCCTCCTGGCCGCAGCCGTCCTCGCCCTGGCCGTCCTGGTGAAGACACCCAGGACCGCCGCGGACACACAGCCCACCGCACCCGTCCCCACCCACTGA
- a CDS encoding alkene reductase has translation MADLFEPVTVGKWTLDNRIVMAPMTRNRATPDGVPTDLMATYYGQRATAGLIITEGVQPSTVGQGYMNSPGLHTPAQTAGWRTVADAVHRHGGHIVAQIMHAGRISHPDNKHHAETVAPSAIAAPGTMFTANGPRPHPVPRALGTDEIPTVIEEYAHAARAAVDAGLDGIELHAANGYLLHQFLAPHTNRRTDSYGGSPEARARFVIEVARAVSDAIGGERVGIRVSPAINLHGAIEDDADDTAATYRTLVDALSAMGLAYLHTIGDPATPLIKDLSHRFAGPRIVSNGWDPVTDATIAQTLLDNDQADLVAVGRAFIANPDLVRRWRTQAPLNQPDVNTFYGGDHRGYTDYPSM, from the coding sequence ATGGCAGATCTCTTCGAGCCGGTGACCGTCGGCAAGTGGACACTGGACAACCGCATCGTCATGGCGCCCATGACCCGCAACCGCGCCACCCCCGACGGCGTACCGACCGACCTCATGGCCACCTACTACGGCCAGCGAGCCACCGCCGGGCTGATCATCACCGAAGGCGTGCAGCCCAGCACCGTGGGCCAGGGGTACATGAACTCACCCGGCCTGCACACCCCCGCCCAGACCGCCGGCTGGCGCACTGTCGCCGACGCCGTCCACCGGCACGGCGGGCACATCGTCGCGCAGATCATGCACGCCGGACGCATCTCGCACCCCGACAACAAGCACCACGCCGAAACCGTCGCCCCCAGCGCCATCGCCGCGCCCGGCACCATGTTCACCGCCAACGGCCCCCGGCCCCACCCCGTCCCCCGCGCACTGGGCACTGACGAAATCCCCACCGTCATCGAGGAATACGCCCACGCCGCACGGGCCGCCGTCGACGCCGGACTCGACGGCATCGAACTCCACGCCGCCAACGGCTACCTGCTCCACCAGTTCCTCGCCCCCCACACCAACCGGCGCACCGACTCCTACGGCGGCAGCCCCGAGGCACGCGCCCGCTTCGTCATCGAGGTCGCCCGGGCCGTCTCCGACGCGATCGGCGGCGAACGCGTCGGCATCCGCGTCTCCCCCGCCATCAACCTGCACGGCGCCATCGAGGACGACGCGGACGACACCGCCGCCACCTACCGCACGCTCGTGGACGCCCTCTCCGCCATGGGCCTGGCCTACCTGCACACCATCGGGGACCCCGCCACGCCCCTCATCAAGGACCTCTCCCACCGCTTCGCCGGCCCCCGCATCGTCAGCAACGGCTGGGACCCGGTCACCGACGCCACCATCGCCCAGACCCTCCTCGACAACGACCAGGCCGACCTCGTCGCCGTCGGCCGCGCCTTCATCGCCAACCCCGACCTCGTGCGGCGCTGGCGGACCCAGGCACCCCTGAACCAGCCCGACGTGAACACGTTCTACGGCGGCGACCACCGCGGCTACACCGACTACCCGTCCATGTGA